A stretch of Henckelia pumila isolate YLH828 chromosome 4, ASM3356847v2, whole genome shotgun sequence DNA encodes these proteins:
- the LOC140862003 gene encoding uncharacterized protein, with translation MILRANIFCITRIIRDSFLSRNLSHYASWSRAIKFALSIKNKLGFIDGSISKPSVTDPILLQAWMRKNNIVISWLLNSVSKEISASILFADSAVEIWDDLHDRFQQSNGPRIFQLRRELFTLRQEQDPVTVYFTKIKALWEELNQFRPMCSCGKCVCDGVKKIEAYTQMDYTMLFLMGLNDSFAQVRSQHLAKSDTSSPTQDGTCNASPSVHNSRVTLPNHEHAEFKYCGDIKLGSILLLDVLYIPEFKFNLLSVSSLIADTQSTVSFYHDSFIIQDNISKRMIGKGKKIDGLYILEVASSSSSIPINHVDIQVWHNLLGHPSLKILQSLRSMLQLNIEDLHSATPCTVCPLAKQKLLPFVSHHHVSLDAFDLVHCDTYLNSSSLPGLDPGVGEAFGSHSGVVPEFYGHQHQMADDGRRVSSYPVSG, from the exons ATGATCCTTCGAGCCAATATTTTCTGCATCACTCGGATAATCCGGGACTCGTTCTTGTCTCGCAACCTCTCACACTATGCATCCTGGAGCAGGGCAATTAAATTCGCACTTTCTATAAAGAACAAATTAGGGTTCATTGATGGATCAATCTCCAAGCCCTCCGTCACTGATCCGATTTTGCTTCAGGCATGGATGAGAAAAAACAACATTGTTATTTCTTGGCTCTTAAATTCAGTCTCTAAAGAGATTTCTGCCAGCATTCTATTTGCGGATTCTGCAGTTGAAATTTGGGATGATCTTCATGATCGATTTCAACAGAGCAATGGTCCTCGAATTTTCCAGCTTCGTCGAGAATTGTTTACTCTTCGTCAAGAACAAGATCCGGTCACTGTTTACTTCACCAAGATCAAAGCCTTATGGGAGGAATTAAATCAATTTCGTCCAATGTGCAGTTGTGGCAAATGTGTCTGTGATGGGGTCAAGAAGATTGAAGCATATACTCAAATGGATTACACAATGCTGTTTTTGATGGGGCTTAATGATTCTTTTGCACAAGTTCGAAGTCAA CATCTTGCTAAGTCTGATACCTCAAGCCCTACCCAGGATGGTACCTGTAATGCATCTCCTTCAG TACATAATTCAAGAGTTACTCTGCCTAATCATGAACATGCTGAATTCAAATATTGCGGTGACATAAAATTGGGATCTATACTTCTATTGGATGTACTTTATATACCAGAATTCAAGTTCAATTTGCTCTCTGTCAGCTCTCTCATTGCTGACACACAAAGTACAGTAAGCTTCTATCATGATTCCTTTATTATCCAGGACAACATCTCCAAGAGGATGATTGGCAAGGGTAAAAAGATAGATGGTCTTTATATACTGGAAGTGGCATCATCAAGTTCATCGATTCCCATCAATCATGTTGATATACAAGTTTGGCACAATCTCCTTGGGCATCCATCACTGAAGATTCTACAGTCTTTAAGATCCATGTTACAGCTTAACATTGAAGATTTACATTCTGCAACACCTTGTACTGTTTGTCCTCTTGCAAAACAAAAACTCTTACCTTTTGTTTCACATCATCATGTCTCTTTAGATGCTTTTGATTTGGTCCATTGTGAT acTTATTTGAATAGTTCTAGCCTTCCTGGGCTTGACCCGggggtcggcgaggcattcgggaGTCACAGCGGAGTTGTACCCGAGTTCTATGGGCATCAACATCAAatggctgacgatggacgcag GGTTTCAtcttatcctgttagtggatga